In Tripterygium wilfordii isolate XIE 37 chromosome 15, ASM1340144v1, whole genome shotgun sequence, one DNA window encodes the following:
- the LOC119979951 gene encoding 14 kDa proline-rich protein DC2.15-like — MASKCSASLALFLAFNLLFFTLVASCGTCPSPNTKPKRTLKPSPGLSSSGKCPIDALKLGVCVDVLGPLLNITIGTPPKTPCCSLIGNLVDLEAAVCLCISIKASVLGINLNIPLSLSLLVNYCGKKVPQGFQCP, encoded by the coding sequence ATGGCTTCCAAGTGCTCAGCATCACTAGCTCTTTTTCTAGCATTCAACCTTCTCTTTTTCACCCTTGTTGCCTCATGTGGCACTTGTCCTTCCCCCAACACAAAGCCCAAGCGAACACTGAAGCCCAGCCCAGGGCTGTCTTCCTCTGGTAAATGCCCTATTGATGCACTTAAGCTAGGTGTGTGTGTTGATGTTCTTGGTCCATTGCTTAACATCACCATTGGTACACCTCCAAAGACTCCATGCTGCAGCCTTATCGGAAACCTTGTTGATCTTGAAGCAGCTGTTTGCCTTTGCATTTCCATCAAAGCTAGTGTTTTGGGCATCAACCTTAATATCCCACTTTCATTGAGCTTGCTTGTTAATTACTGTGGAAAGAAGGTTCCACAAGGCTTCCAGTGCccttaa